The genomic window CTCTCCACCGCAAGATTCTCTCGTTACCGAGGCCGCATCTCTGCGGATAAGTGGCCCGGGGACTTTCCTGGGTCGGAACTTGGACAAGCCCATATGACCCATTCACTTCGTCCAGTGACAattgtgtttggttttactttgcagatgtatatatagatacgtCATATTATTCTTATTACCGATGTGGGATGTTAACCTAAAACGTTTCATAGTATTATTAACTTTCGTTTTTTCTGGGTTGATGAAGTGAGGGATTTAATTTTAACTAGAGAAAAATTGgactttgaattttgatgGGTTGAGCCAGGCCCGTgcaatgatttttatttgttttctagtCCTGAACGTTTCTAAAATAGCAAAATACATCCTATATTCTTTCTTATTAGCGAAATAAACCCAGATCTAGTATAATGTTGTAAAAACCatacctctttttttttttttggtttcaatgtGAAGAGCATACAGATCACACAGAGATCAAGTACATGGCCATCTCTGCTTGTATTATCTGAGCTGTTCTCATGTTGAGTTTCCAATCCTGGTGAGACATTTTTGTAAGCAAATCAATTCCAAGCGTATGCAGAAAAAGGATTCACATGTTAATACCTCCAGTTACTAGTTCGGCTCTCTTAGCAGCTGCATCAGCAACTCTGCAACAAATAGCTCAACACTTAATTTGGAATGACTATCTATTTGCAAGTATATGGCTTTGGTTAATATATGACATTACCTTTTCCGTAACAATCGCCCCCGCCTTCTCTCTACAATATACTGAATCACATGCTTGGAAATCAGAATCACACCAACAACAGTTAAACCTATGGAGACATATTTGAACCTCCTGCCAAAGAGATCCTTTTAGACTTTTTCAATCTCAGTTTTCGAGGAAGACAATAGCCATACTGAGAAGAGAAACAACCTTGACCACTTTTCCAACGGAAAGATGATCTTATCGAGCGGTACAGGTGAGACAAAGAAAAGTCCATTCTCGGGGTTTTGAATCCTGAAACCACGGACACCGTCCTTAACAACCTGATGACATGGTAAGAAACAATACAAATGAGATGTAGAACGTATATTGGTAGTAATATAAGAAGATTTTGGAACCGGTGACAGATAAAAGGCGTACCTCACCAACAACTGTAACCGGTGTGCCAATTGAGAGGACAAGCTCACCTCactatatatgaaattttatgtATGGATTATGGAACTCATTTGCTGTTTGCAACATATCGCCATTGTTATAGTCATAGAAACAGAGGGGAAGATGtaataaaaccaaatgttattgtttcaatttctttttatacttCACCAAATTAATGGCCAACATTTCGCAATAAAACAAACCAGATACAATAAAATTCTAATGATCTATGACTATGAGTGTGTAGTGTACCAAAATTATCTATGAGTGTGTAGTGTACCAAAATTATCTAAACCCAAACTAGACAAATCGGTGATAGATAGAAAGATCTTCTCACGATCCACAATCAGCCTGCAACTACTACTAGTGAGCTCCACATCTCATAGGAGAAATCTAACTGAGATTTTCCTCTTGTGGTTTGCATATGGCCCAAGAGACCTAATTCCACGTGGACATCGCCACCACCATTGGATTAGATCACACTTCCGTCACTGTTGTCGTCGTCTTCTccattgtcttcttcctccgatGAAAGCGGAATCAGCCAGCAAGTGCCGTGCAAGTGACCGTTCACGCACACGAAGAACTCTAACCCACCTTCACGTGATCCCAGCCGCCGCGCCGCACTCTTCGGGACGAGACGCGCCGCCGTCATGCTCCACACGCGCCCTCCGCAATACGGACACCTAACCTTCTCCTCCAGCGCCGCTTGTCTTCTCACGAGACACTCCCTCGTCTTTGACCTCATAAATTCCCGAAATACCCCTCTGAAAACCCCTAAATGCTCATCTCCACCCACCGCCTGATGCTCGCACGGATCGCTCATGTATAGGAGATCACGGCGGCAATTCTTTGGCAGGAAGAATCTCCCGGATGTCTTGGAGAATCTGGACTCGCAGGCGAAGTGACCCGACGTCGGTTGACTCAGATTGAAATACCGAGTCGACTCACCCCCGCCGCAGAAGAACATGAGTTTCGCTAACGCGTGCCAGCCGCCGTCGATTCGACCGCTGGGATCTTCGCCGGACAATGCCGCCACCATCCCTGGCGCACGGTTCACACAGAGCCGCCGCCACAGAATTCGTCTGGCGATTGCGCAGAATCTGCGGCTGAGGGAGGCGATTGTGCATAGCGTGTGGATGTCCCAGCTAATGGACTCGAAGACAAGAACCAGGACTCGCTCATTCTCTATACCTGACTTACCCGAGTTGGGTAATCGACTCGGTTGGTTAAATTTGAGCCGTCTATTCGTGTTCATCTGGACGACGGAGAATCTTCCCTCTAGAAGCATTTGAGTTTTTGCGGTCTAAACACGCGCGTCGTGATCTATCGTATTTATATCAGTTGGTCCGGTGCTCGAGAATAACACACGTGGCTTTATGCTAGAATAAAAGATCCATGGAGCTCCCCGACGCTAAATGTGTCGAGCTATCATTGGTAGTTGTGACGCGTGTCCATTGGTGATTGCGTGCGCTGCAACAGAGAATCGGAGGTATAAACTGACGTCTCGATTGGtattaaaggaaaaaattaaGGAATGGGAGTGCCACGTGTCGAGCGAGAGACGGAAACGC from Arabidopsis thaliana chromosome 3, partial sequence includes these protein-coding regions:
- a CDS encoding uncharacterized protein (unknown protein; Has 30201 Blast hits to 17322 proteins in 780 species: Archae - 12; Bacteria - 1396; Metazoa - 17338; Fungi - 3422; Plants - 5037; Viruses - 0; Other Eukaryotes - 2996 (source: NCBI BLink).), translated to MGHMGLSKFRPRKVPGPLIRRDAASVTRESCGGEIQIAETRVWSLCGLSADDIMAVRQLFTSSSMD
- the EDL3 gene encoding EID1-like 3 (EID1-like 3 (EDL3); BEST Arabidopsis thaliana protein match is: EID1-like 1 (TAIR:AT5G15440.1); Has 30201 Blast hits to 17322 proteins in 780 species: Archae - 12; Bacteria - 1396; Metazoa - 17338; Fungi - 3422; Plants - 5037; Viruses - 0; Other Eukaryotes - 2996 (source: NCBI BLink).) — encoded protein: MLLEGRFSVVQMNTNRRLKFNQPSRLPNSGKSGIENERVLVLVFESISWDIHTLCTIASLSRRFCAIARRILWRRLCVNRAPGMVAALSGEDPSGRIDGGWHALAKLMFFCGGGESTRYFNLSQPTSGHFACESRFSKTSGRFFLPKNCRRDLLYMSDPCEHQAVGGDEHLGVFRGVFREFMRSKTRECLVRRQAALEEKVRCPYCGGRVWSMTAARLVPKSAARRLGSREGGLEFFVCVNGHLHGTCWLIPLSSEEEDNGEDDDNSDGSVI